Proteins from a genomic interval of Quercus lobata isolate SW786 chromosome 11, ValleyOak3.0 Primary Assembly, whole genome shotgun sequence:
- the LOC115967794 gene encoding probable ubiquitin-conjugating enzyme E2 23 isoform X2, whose product MANEQDDTVRKVDEPATSAHDNNNSSNQGGSMPSGLVCDPNVDSESNEVCTPNDATSYKHNIPYIYRQDVVLNNSKNKIGIVTEASGDTDSDSSITDEEDDDDGDDDDDGDENEEEDGDGNSISNGNGDWDRGGGKSGPLLADQVRVLWIDETESTENIHDVKVVDRGFLHGDFVASASDPTGQVGVVVDVNISVDLLAPDGSTIQGVSSKDLKRVRDFTVGDYVVLGPWLGRIDDVLDNVTVLFDDGSVCKVSKAEPLRLKPISKNILEDGHFPYYPGQRVRASSSSVFKNSRWISGLWKATRLEGTVTKVTVGSVFIYWIASAGYGPDSSTAPAEEQSPKNLKLLSCFAHANWQLGDWCLFPSLALSSSNPLDKGLSKLELHDSANGELDFTQMGSGCDSEEVSLEESTGNTESMDLDPVAAVDGNDKNGERNEPESSSCGSSLSVSKEPVHESWPLHRKKIRKVVVRRDKKARKKEESYERALLIVNSRTKVDVAWQDGTTGCRLDSTRLIPIDSPGDHEFVAEQYVVEKASDDGDDVGEARRVGVVKSVNAKERTACVRWLKPVARAEDPREFDMEEVVSVYELEGHPDYDYCYGDVVVRLSPVSVPAETASGVDSAEEPKHQNGPNEVKRDMKKRSGSKKVDDASGSKASNNFTDLSWVGNITGLKNGDIEVTWADGMVSTVGPQAIYVVGRDDDDESMAAGSEVSDDAASWETEDGQHNATDIDINSDLEESGENSGKNSAFSVPLAALRYVTKLATGIFSRGQKNLDPSCLDSKVESELESEKTIKISEVKDPSDESSSQKLNVIDQCGMEIKEEVTPEAQEVFEAAEALCGLSADSAEESYPPACSDDDNTCSFKHFDTAKDPLDHYFLGAYGQNNNGRRWFKKVQQDWSILQNNLPGTIYVRVYEDRMDLLRAVIVGAYGTPYQDGLFFFDFHLPPEYPDVPPSAYYHSGGWRINPNLYEEGKVCLSLLNTWTGKGNEVWDPKSSSILQVLVSLQGLVLNSKPYFNEAGYDKQIGTAEGEKNSLSYNENTFLLNCKTMMYLLRKPPKDFEELVRDHFRKRGYYILKACDAYMKGYLIGSLTEDASVSDKSSANSTSVGFKLMLAKIGPRLFLALSEVGVDCHEFRHLQQS is encoded by the exons atggcAAATGAACAGGATGACACTGTCCGTAAAGTTGATGAGCCTGCCACTAGTGCTcatgataataataattcttcTAACCAAGGTGGTTCTATGCCAAGTGGGCTTGTTTGTGATCCAAATGTAGatagtgaaagcaatgaagtttgcACACCTAATGATGCTACCAGTTACAAGCATAACATTCCATATATTTATAGGCAAGATGTTGTGTTGaacaatagcaaaaataaaattgggatAGTAACTGAAGCTTCTGGGGATACGGATTCAGATAGCAGCATTACTGATGAAGAGGATGATGATGACGGGGATGACGACGATGATGGTGATGAAAATGAGGAAGAAGATGGTGATGGAAATAGTATTTCCAATGGCAATGGTGATTGGGACAGAGGTGGTGGAAAAAGTGGTCCTCTTCTAGCTGATCAGGTTCGAGTACTTTGGATTGATGAAACTGAGTCGACTGAAAATATTCATGATGTAAAAGTTGTTGACCGTGGATTCTTACATGGAGATTTTGTTGCTTCTGCTTCAGACCCAACTGGGCAAGTGGGTGTTGTGGTTGATGTTAATATCTCTGTTGATTTGTTAGCTCCTGATGGATCTACTATACAAGGTGTTTCATCCAAAGACTTGAAACGTGTGAGGGATTTCACTGTGGGTGACTATGTGGTCCTTGGTCCCTGGCTAGGTAGAATTGATGATGTTTTAGATAATGTGACTGTGTTGTTTGATGATGGTTCTGTGTGTAAAGTTTCGAAAGCTGAGCCACTCCGTCTAAAACCAATTTCCAAGAATATCCTTGAAGATGGGCATTTTCCATATTATCCAGGCCAACGTGTAAGGGCCAGTTCTTCATCAGTTTTCAAGAATTCTAGGTGGATATCTGGCTTGTGGAAAGCTACTCGGTTGGAAGGTACCGTTACAAAGGTTACAGTTGgatcagtttttatttattggatAGCATCCGCTGGCTATGGACCTGATTCTTCCACTGCCCCCGCTGAAGAGCAGAGTCCAAAGAACTTAAAACTGTTATCCTGTTTTGCTCATGCAAATTGGCAATTGGGTGACTGGTGTCTTTTTCCATCATTGGCACTTTCATCCTCCAATCCCTTAGACAAAGGTTTATCAAAATTAGAACTTCACGATTCTGCCAACGGAGAATTAGATTTCACTCAAATGGGAAGTGGTTGTGATTCAGAAGAGGTTTCATTGGAGGAATCAACTGGAAATACTGAATCCATGGATCTTGATCCAGTTGCTGCAGTGGATGGAAATGATAAAAATGGTGAAAGAAACGAGCCCGAGTCTAGCTCTTGCGGTAGTTCATTGTCAGTTTCGAAGGAGCCTGTCCATGAATCTTGGCCTCTTCATCGCAAGAAGATCCGTAAAGTTGTGGTTAGGAGGGACAAGAAGGCTCGAAAGAAAGAGGAAAGTTATGAAAGAGCCCTTTTGATTGTCAATTCTAGGACAAAAGTTGATGTGGCATGGCAGGATGGAACGACAGGTTGCAGACTGGATTCAACAAGGTTAATTCCTATTGATAGTCCTGGTGATCATGAATTTGTTGCCGAACAGTATGTGGTGGAGAAGGCCtctgatgatggtgatgatgttGGTGAAGCCAGGCGTGTTGGGGTTGTGAAAAGTGTTAACGCGAAGGAGAGAACTGCCTGTGTGAGGTGGTTAAAGCCAGTTGCCCGAGCAGAAGATCCTCGAGAGTTTGACATGGAGGAAGTTGTAAGCGTCTATGAATTGGAAGGGCATCCAGATTATGATTACTGCTATGGGGATGTAGTTGTTCGATTGTCTCCCGTTTCTGTTCCTGCAGAAACAGCTTCTGGTGTGGACTCTGCTGAGGAACCAAAGCatcaaaatggaccaaatgagGTTAAACGGGATATGAAAAAGCGCTCAGGAAGTAAGAAAGTTGATGATGCATCTGGAAGTAAAGCTTCTAATAACTTCACAGATCTCTCTTGGGTTGGGAATATAACTGGTCTCAAGAATGGTGATATTGAAGTCACATGGGCAGATGGGATGGTTTCAACG GTTGGACCTCAAGCAATATATGTTGTTGGtcgagatgatgatgatgagtcAATGGCTGCTGGGAGTGAAGTTAGTGATGATGCTGCTAGTTGGGAAACG GAAGATGGGCAGCATAATGCCACCGACATTGACATCAACTCTGACCTTGAAGAAAGTGGAGAGAATTCTGGCAAAAATTCAGCATTTTCAGTTCCCTTAGCTGCACTACGATATGTAACAAAACTGGCCACTGGAATTTTCTCACGGGGACAAAAGAATTTAGATCCAAGCTGTTTGGATTCCAAAGTTGAAAGTGAGCTTGAATCCGAGAAGACAATAAAGATTTCTGAGGTAAAAGATCCTAGTGATGAGTCTAGCTCTCAGAAATTAAATGTAATTGATCAATGTGGTATGGAAATTAAAGAAGAGGTCACCCCAGAGGCCCAAGAAGTGTTTGAAGCAGCAGAAGCTTTATGTGGCTTAAGTGCTGATTCTGCTGAAGAATCATATCCTCCAGCATGTTCTGATGATGATAATACTTGCAGTTTCAAACACTTTGATACAGCTAAAGATCCCTTGGACCATTATTTCCTTGGCGCATATGGACAG AATAACAATGGAAGGAGGTGGTTTAAGAAGGTTCAACAAGATTGGAGCATACTACAGAATAACCTCCCTG GTACAATCTATGTACGAGTTTATGAAGATCGAATGGATCTCTTAAGGGCAGTTATAGTTGGGGCATATGGGACGCCTTACCAGGATGGcctcttcttctttgattttcacCTTCCACCAGAGTACCCTGATGTTCCACCG TCAGCATACTATCATTCTGGTGGCTGGCGGataaatccaaatttatatGAGGAAGGCAAGGTGTGCCTTAGCCTTTTAAATACATGGACTGGCAAAGGAAATGAAGTCTGGGATCCAAAGTCTTCTAGTATCTTACAAGTGCTAGTTTCACTCCAAGGGTTAGTGCTAAATTCTAAGCCATATTTTAATGAAGCTGGGTATGATAAGCAGATTGGGACAGctgaaggagagaaaaattcATTGTCATACAATGAGAATACTTTCTTGCTGAACTGCAAGACAATGATGTATCTTTTGAGGAAGCCACCCAAG GACTTTGAAGAGCTTGTCAGAGACCATTTCAGGAAGCGTGGTTATTACATCCTTAAGGCCTGTGATGCATATATGAAAGGTTATTTAATAGGCTCCCTCACCGAGGATGCCTCTGTAAGCGATAAGAGCAGTGCCAATTCAACTTCAGTTGGTTTCAAGCTGATGTTGGCAAAGATAGGGCCAAGACTTTTCTTGGCACTCAGTGAAGTTGGAGTTGATTGTCATGAGTTTAGGCATCTGCAACAGTCTTAA
- the LOC115967794 gene encoding probable ubiquitin-conjugating enzyme E2 23 isoform X1: protein MANEQDDTVRKVDEPATSAHDNNNSSNQGGSMPSGLVCDPNVDSESNEVCTPNDATSYKHNIPYIYRQDVVLNNSKNKIGIVTEASGDTDSDSSITDEEDDDDGDDDDDGDENEEEDGDGNSISNGNGDWDRGGGKSGPLLADQVRVLWIDETESTENIHDVKVVDRGFLHGDFVASASDPTGQVGVVVDVNISVDLLAPDGSTIQGVSSKDLKRVRDFTVGDYVVLGPWLGRIDDVLDNVTVLFDDGSVCKVSKAEPLRLKPISKNILEDGHFPYYPGQRVRASSSSVFKNSRWISGLWKATRLEGTVTKVTVGSVFIYWIASAGYGPDSSTAPAEEQSPKNLKLLSCFAHANWQLGDWCLFPSLALSSSNPLDKGLSKLELHDSANGELDFTQMGSGCDSEEVSLEESTGNTESMDLDPVAAVDGNDKNGERNEPESSSCGSSLSVSKEPVHESWPLHRKKIRKVVVRRDKKARKKEESYERALLIVNSRTKVDVAWQDGTTGCRLDSTRLIPIDSPGDHEFVAEQYVVEKASDDGDDVGEARRVGVVKSVNAKERTACVRWLKPVARAEDPREFDMEEVVSVYELEGHPDYDYCYGDVVVRLSPVSVPAETASGVDSAEEPKHQNGPNEVKRDMKKRSGSKKVDDASGSKASNNFTDLSWVGNITGLKNGDIEVTWADGMVSTVGPQAIYVVGRDDDDESMAAGSEVSDDAASWETVNDDEMDTLENAQEEDGQHNATDIDINSDLEESGENSGKNSAFSVPLAALRYVTKLATGIFSRGQKNLDPSCLDSKVESELESEKTIKISEVKDPSDESSSQKLNVIDQCGMEIKEEVTPEAQEVFEAAEALCGLSADSAEESYPPACSDDDNTCSFKHFDTAKDPLDHYFLGAYGQNNNGRRWFKKVQQDWSILQNNLPGTIYVRVYEDRMDLLRAVIVGAYGTPYQDGLFFFDFHLPPEYPDVPPSAYYHSGGWRINPNLYEEGKVCLSLLNTWTGKGNEVWDPKSSSILQVLVSLQGLVLNSKPYFNEAGYDKQIGTAEGEKNSLSYNENTFLLNCKTMMYLLRKPPKDFEELVRDHFRKRGYYILKACDAYMKGYLIGSLTEDASVSDKSSANSTSVGFKLMLAKIGPRLFLALSEVGVDCHEFRHLQQS, encoded by the exons atggcAAATGAACAGGATGACACTGTCCGTAAAGTTGATGAGCCTGCCACTAGTGCTcatgataataataattcttcTAACCAAGGTGGTTCTATGCCAAGTGGGCTTGTTTGTGATCCAAATGTAGatagtgaaagcaatgaagtttgcACACCTAATGATGCTACCAGTTACAAGCATAACATTCCATATATTTATAGGCAAGATGTTGTGTTGaacaatagcaaaaataaaattgggatAGTAACTGAAGCTTCTGGGGATACGGATTCAGATAGCAGCATTACTGATGAAGAGGATGATGATGACGGGGATGACGACGATGATGGTGATGAAAATGAGGAAGAAGATGGTGATGGAAATAGTATTTCCAATGGCAATGGTGATTGGGACAGAGGTGGTGGAAAAAGTGGTCCTCTTCTAGCTGATCAGGTTCGAGTACTTTGGATTGATGAAACTGAGTCGACTGAAAATATTCATGATGTAAAAGTTGTTGACCGTGGATTCTTACATGGAGATTTTGTTGCTTCTGCTTCAGACCCAACTGGGCAAGTGGGTGTTGTGGTTGATGTTAATATCTCTGTTGATTTGTTAGCTCCTGATGGATCTACTATACAAGGTGTTTCATCCAAAGACTTGAAACGTGTGAGGGATTTCACTGTGGGTGACTATGTGGTCCTTGGTCCCTGGCTAGGTAGAATTGATGATGTTTTAGATAATGTGACTGTGTTGTTTGATGATGGTTCTGTGTGTAAAGTTTCGAAAGCTGAGCCACTCCGTCTAAAACCAATTTCCAAGAATATCCTTGAAGATGGGCATTTTCCATATTATCCAGGCCAACGTGTAAGGGCCAGTTCTTCATCAGTTTTCAAGAATTCTAGGTGGATATCTGGCTTGTGGAAAGCTACTCGGTTGGAAGGTACCGTTACAAAGGTTACAGTTGgatcagtttttatttattggatAGCATCCGCTGGCTATGGACCTGATTCTTCCACTGCCCCCGCTGAAGAGCAGAGTCCAAAGAACTTAAAACTGTTATCCTGTTTTGCTCATGCAAATTGGCAATTGGGTGACTGGTGTCTTTTTCCATCATTGGCACTTTCATCCTCCAATCCCTTAGACAAAGGTTTATCAAAATTAGAACTTCACGATTCTGCCAACGGAGAATTAGATTTCACTCAAATGGGAAGTGGTTGTGATTCAGAAGAGGTTTCATTGGAGGAATCAACTGGAAATACTGAATCCATGGATCTTGATCCAGTTGCTGCAGTGGATGGAAATGATAAAAATGGTGAAAGAAACGAGCCCGAGTCTAGCTCTTGCGGTAGTTCATTGTCAGTTTCGAAGGAGCCTGTCCATGAATCTTGGCCTCTTCATCGCAAGAAGATCCGTAAAGTTGTGGTTAGGAGGGACAAGAAGGCTCGAAAGAAAGAGGAAAGTTATGAAAGAGCCCTTTTGATTGTCAATTCTAGGACAAAAGTTGATGTGGCATGGCAGGATGGAACGACAGGTTGCAGACTGGATTCAACAAGGTTAATTCCTATTGATAGTCCTGGTGATCATGAATTTGTTGCCGAACAGTATGTGGTGGAGAAGGCCtctgatgatggtgatgatgttGGTGAAGCCAGGCGTGTTGGGGTTGTGAAAAGTGTTAACGCGAAGGAGAGAACTGCCTGTGTGAGGTGGTTAAAGCCAGTTGCCCGAGCAGAAGATCCTCGAGAGTTTGACATGGAGGAAGTTGTAAGCGTCTATGAATTGGAAGGGCATCCAGATTATGATTACTGCTATGGGGATGTAGTTGTTCGATTGTCTCCCGTTTCTGTTCCTGCAGAAACAGCTTCTGGTGTGGACTCTGCTGAGGAACCAAAGCatcaaaatggaccaaatgagGTTAAACGGGATATGAAAAAGCGCTCAGGAAGTAAGAAAGTTGATGATGCATCTGGAAGTAAAGCTTCTAATAACTTCACAGATCTCTCTTGGGTTGGGAATATAACTGGTCTCAAGAATGGTGATATTGAAGTCACATGGGCAGATGGGATGGTTTCAACG GTTGGACCTCAAGCAATATATGTTGTTGGtcgagatgatgatgatgagtcAATGGCTGCTGGGAGTGAAGTTAGTGATGATGCTGCTAGTTGGGAAACGGTAAATGATGATGAGATGGACACCCTTGAGAATGCTCAAgag GAAGATGGGCAGCATAATGCCACCGACATTGACATCAACTCTGACCTTGAAGAAAGTGGAGAGAATTCTGGCAAAAATTCAGCATTTTCAGTTCCCTTAGCTGCACTACGATATGTAACAAAACTGGCCACTGGAATTTTCTCACGGGGACAAAAGAATTTAGATCCAAGCTGTTTGGATTCCAAAGTTGAAAGTGAGCTTGAATCCGAGAAGACAATAAAGATTTCTGAGGTAAAAGATCCTAGTGATGAGTCTAGCTCTCAGAAATTAAATGTAATTGATCAATGTGGTATGGAAATTAAAGAAGAGGTCACCCCAGAGGCCCAAGAAGTGTTTGAAGCAGCAGAAGCTTTATGTGGCTTAAGTGCTGATTCTGCTGAAGAATCATATCCTCCAGCATGTTCTGATGATGATAATACTTGCAGTTTCAAACACTTTGATACAGCTAAAGATCCCTTGGACCATTATTTCCTTGGCGCATATGGACAG AATAACAATGGAAGGAGGTGGTTTAAGAAGGTTCAACAAGATTGGAGCATACTACAGAATAACCTCCCTG GTACAATCTATGTACGAGTTTATGAAGATCGAATGGATCTCTTAAGGGCAGTTATAGTTGGGGCATATGGGACGCCTTACCAGGATGGcctcttcttctttgattttcacCTTCCACCAGAGTACCCTGATGTTCCACCG TCAGCATACTATCATTCTGGTGGCTGGCGGataaatccaaatttatatGAGGAAGGCAAGGTGTGCCTTAGCCTTTTAAATACATGGACTGGCAAAGGAAATGAAGTCTGGGATCCAAAGTCTTCTAGTATCTTACAAGTGCTAGTTTCACTCCAAGGGTTAGTGCTAAATTCTAAGCCATATTTTAATGAAGCTGGGTATGATAAGCAGATTGGGACAGctgaaggagagaaaaattcATTGTCATACAATGAGAATACTTTCTTGCTGAACTGCAAGACAATGATGTATCTTTTGAGGAAGCCACCCAAG GACTTTGAAGAGCTTGTCAGAGACCATTTCAGGAAGCGTGGTTATTACATCCTTAAGGCCTGTGATGCATATATGAAAGGTTATTTAATAGGCTCCCTCACCGAGGATGCCTCTGTAAGCGATAAGAGCAGTGCCAATTCAACTTCAGTTGGTTTCAAGCTGATGTTGGCAAAGATAGGGCCAAGACTTTTCTTGGCACTCAGTGAAGTTGGAGTTGATTGTCATGAGTTTAGGCATCTGCAACAGTCTTAA